In a single window of the Terriglobus roseus genome:
- a CDS encoding YdeI/OmpD-associated family protein → MKKNFQAAIEKGTGGLGWTIAQIPFDPLVDWTDRIRLRVKGTINGFSFRTSLFPLAGEAGKYFLLVNREMQTGGRVGPGHVAQFVLEADLDPRPAEVPEELDALLDEENGLRAWYDSLSEYTRREIGKWICDVKSDEARMRRAQTMTERLFGTMEAEAELPPAIRKALDARPKANSGWQTMTPTQRRMELFAVSAYQSPESRAKRIDKLCDAAVKHAGKK, encoded by the coding sequence ATGAAGAAAAACTTCCAAGCCGCAATTGAAAAAGGGACAGGGGGGCTTGGCTGGACGATCGCGCAAATCCCGTTCGATCCCCTAGTGGACTGGACTGATCGAATCCGTCTGCGTGTGAAGGGAACGATTAATGGGTTCTCTTTTCGCACTTCGTTGTTTCCGCTTGCGGGCGAAGCGGGCAAGTATTTCCTGTTGGTGAATCGCGAGATGCAGACCGGCGGTCGAGTCGGGCCCGGGCACGTTGCGCAATTCGTGTTGGAGGCCGATCTTGATCCACGTCCGGCTGAAGTGCCGGAGGAACTTGATGCGTTGCTTGATGAAGAGAATGGGTTGCGCGCTTGGTACGACTCTCTCTCGGAGTACACGCGGCGCGAGATCGGCAAGTGGATCTGCGATGTGAAGAGCGATGAAGCACGCATGCGTCGTGCGCAGACGATGACCGAACGTCTCTTCGGAACCATGGAAGCCGAAGCCGAATTGCCACCTGCGATTCGCAAGGCGCTGGATGCCAGGCCGAAGGCGAACTCCGGATGGCAGACGATGACCCCGACGCAGCGACGCATGGAGTTGTTCGCCGTCTCCGCGTACCAATCGCCTGAGTCGCGCGCTAAGCGCATCGACAAGCTGTGCGATGCCGCGGTCAAGCACGCCGGGAAGAAATAG
- a CDS encoding DUF885 domain-containing protein: protein MRFLLQSVAVSFALVATLSVPARAQRIGADGAKQTFGFVSEQYFDDVYFKFNPTSGTSVGFHQYDAQLEDYSAANIAKETAALHQYQAKLEAIPADGLDAPVAADREVLLNSIKSQLLSLETIRMWQKNPDNYSSGVTSSIFTLMERPYAPVNTRLRAAIAREKLIPQVFAEARKNLQNPPRIYTEIALEQIDGSISFFEHDVPLAFASATDAAAKAELMKTNAAVVDAMKSYAAWMKADLLPRSNGSFAFGADTYRKKLQYDEMVDTPLDKLLAVNEANTKANQAEFARIAKELDPKKTPTEVLAELATIHPAPDKLLDAFRYSFNAEIAFIQTHHIITLPSDARPILQETPPFMRATTSASIDPSGPFETGSKAAYFNVTLPEKGWTPEHIAEHMAEFNVGTVVSTSIHETFPGHYVQFLWQDQFPSKVRKLVGANTNVEGWAHYTEQMMLDEGFVTPGAEERTRKLVRLGQIQDALLRNARFTVAIKMHTEGWTTEQAEHYFVTEGYQSPSVGKMETKRGTADATYLYYTLGKLEILKLRADVKAKQGARFNLQDFHDTFMRQGPVPIRIVRQAMLHDNSPVL, encoded by the coding sequence ATGCGCTTTTTACTTCAGTCCGTCGCGGTCTCGTTCGCACTCGTCGCAACCCTCTCTGTCCCGGCACGTGCGCAGCGCATCGGCGCCGATGGCGCAAAGCAGACATTTGGTTTCGTAAGCGAACAATACTTCGACGACGTTTACTTCAAGTTCAACCCCACCAGTGGAACGAGCGTCGGCTTTCATCAGTACGACGCGCAGCTTGAGGACTATTCCGCTGCGAACATCGCGAAAGAGACGGCTGCGCTGCATCAGTACCAGGCGAAGCTTGAGGCGATTCCCGCGGATGGTCTTGATGCTCCTGTTGCCGCGGACCGCGAGGTGCTGCTGAATTCCATCAAGTCGCAACTGCTGAGCCTGGAGACGATCCGGATGTGGCAGAAGAATCCGGACAACTACTCCAGCGGCGTTACGAGCTCGATCTTCACACTGATGGAGAGGCCATACGCACCGGTGAACACACGCTTACGAGCGGCAATCGCTCGCGAGAAGCTGATTCCGCAGGTCTTCGCAGAGGCGCGGAAGAACCTGCAGAATCCGCCAAGAATCTACACAGAGATCGCGTTGGAGCAGATCGACGGCAGCATCAGTTTCTTTGAGCACGATGTGCCGCTGGCCTTCGCCTCGGCTACCGACGCTGCCGCGAAAGCTGAGCTCATGAAGACCAACGCTGCTGTCGTCGACGCCATGAAGAGTTATGCAGCATGGATGAAGGCGGACCTGTTGCCGCGTTCGAACGGCAGCTTCGCCTTTGGTGCTGACACGTATCGTAAGAAGCTGCAGTACGACGAGATGGTCGACACTCCGCTGGACAAGCTGCTTGCCGTAAATGAAGCGAACACGAAGGCAAACCAGGCGGAGTTCGCGCGCATTGCGAAGGAGCTCGATCCGAAGAAAACTCCGACGGAAGTGCTGGCGGAACTGGCCACTATCCATCCTGCACCGGACAAGCTGCTGGATGCCTTCCGTTACAGTTTCAACGCGGAGATAGCATTCATCCAGACGCATCACATCATCACGCTGCCGAGCGACGCGCGCCCTATCCTGCAGGAGACACCGCCGTTCATGCGCGCGACGACCTCTGCCAGCATCGATCCTTCAGGACCGTTTGAGACAGGATCGAAGGCCGCGTACTTCAACGTGACGCTGCCTGAAAAGGGATGGACACCGGAGCACATCGCCGAACACATGGCGGAGTTCAACGTTGGAACCGTCGTCAGCACCAGCATCCACGAGACGTTTCCCGGTCACTACGTCCAGTTCCTCTGGCAGGATCAGTTCCCATCGAAGGTGCGCAAGCTGGTTGGCGCGAATACGAACGTAGAGGGCTGGGCTCACTACACCGAGCAGATGATGCTGGATGAAGGTTTTGTCACACCCGGCGCGGAGGAACGCACACGCAAACTGGTCCGGCTGGGCCAGATCCAGGATGCGTTGTTGCGCAATGCGCGCTTCACAGTGGCCATCAAGATGCATACGGAAGGCTGGACGACGGAGCAGGCTGAGCACTATTTCGTAACCGAAGGCTATCAATCACCGTCTGTAGGGAAGATGGAAACCAAGCGCGGAACGGCCGATGCTACCTATCTGTATTACACGTTGGGTAAACTAGAGATACTGAAGCTCCGAGCTGATGTGAAGGCAAAGCAGGGCGCACGATTCAACCTGCAGGACTTTCACGATACCTTCATGCGGCAGGGTCCTGTACCGATCAGGATCGTACGCCAGGCGATGTTGCACGATAACTCGCCGGTACTGTAA
- the galU gene encoding UTP--glucose-1-phosphate uridylyltransferase GalU, whose protein sequence is MTQKIRKAVFPAAGMGTRFLPATKATPKEMLPLVDKPLIQYGVEEAVAAGCTEIIIVTGRGKGTMEDHFDRAPELEASLEKRGKTALLEIAQSVSKLAKITYVRQPEALGLGHAVLMAKELVGDEPFCVLLPDDIVDATTPCMKQMVEAFNRTGSSILGSEVVEGEAISQYGCLDCAPVAGDERLLKVRDMVEKPKASEAPSQNAIIGRYILTPRIFSLLEQLTPGAGGELQLTDGIKALLQYESVYGFTYEGKRHDAGDKLGFLKATVEFALKRDDLGPKFREWLKSFPI, encoded by the coding sequence ATGACACAGAAGATTCGTAAGGCCGTATTCCCCGCCGCCGGTATGGGCACCCGCTTCCTTCCTGCCACCAAGGCCACTCCCAAGGAGATGCTGCCTCTGGTCGACAAGCCGTTGATCCAGTACGGCGTCGAAGAGGCAGTCGCTGCCGGATGCACAGAGATCATCATCGTCACGGGCCGCGGCAAAGGCACCATGGAAGACCACTTCGACCGCGCACCGGAGCTTGAGGCGTCGCTTGAGAAGCGTGGTAAGACTGCTCTGCTTGAGATCGCGCAGTCTGTCTCCAAGCTGGCCAAAATCACCTACGTGCGCCAGCCAGAGGCGCTTGGCCTGGGCCACGCAGTGCTGATGGCGAAGGAACTCGTCGGCGATGAGCCATTCTGCGTGCTTCTGCCGGACGACATCGTGGATGCGACCACACCCTGCATGAAGCAAATGGTGGAAGCCTTCAACCGCACCGGATCGTCGATCCTGGGCAGCGAAGTGGTCGAAGGCGAAGCCATCTCGCAGTACGGCTGTCTCGACTGCGCTCCGGTCGCCGGTGATGAGCGCCTGCTGAAGGTTCGCGACATGGTCGAGAAGCCCAAGGCAAGCGAAGCACCGAGCCAGAACGCGATCATCGGTCGCTACATCCTGACGCCTCGCATCTTCAGCCTGCTGGAGCAGCTGACACCCGGCGCTGGCGGCGAACTGCAGCTGACGGACGGCATCAAGGCGTTGCTGCAGTATGAGAGCGTCTACGGCTTCACCTACGAGGGCAAGCGTCACGACGCGGGCGATAAGCTCGGCTTCCTGAAGGCGACTGTCGAGTTTGCTCTGAAGCGCGACGACCTGGGGCCGAAGTTCCGCGAGTGGCTGAAGTCGTTCCCCATCTAA
- a CDS encoding RNA polymerase sigma factor: MGTQAFGDAVSGGAFAANTGGFAGNGALVAGVVAVESPAVAKAAAGRAGRAALTPAQMEARAQQRLEDDELIRQAQRGERDAFDQLVRRYDGAVLRLALHMLGNEQDAQDVHQEAFLKAYRHLSNFRFECSFYTWLYRIVTNLCLDALRRRKSRREDPAVVMDGSGDAIDLMSNISDDRAGANPELELRRNTLHLRIQEALNLLTPRERMVFELKHYQGLKLRAIGEMLQTTEETAKNTLFRATRKLRANLADA, from the coding sequence ATGGGTACACAAGCTTTTGGTGACGCAGTGAGTGGTGGCGCTTTTGCAGCAAATACCGGTGGTTTTGCCGGCAATGGGGCATTGGTGGCGGGTGTGGTCGCGGTAGAATCGCCAGCAGTGGCGAAGGCAGCGGCAGGACGAGCAGGCAGGGCGGCGCTTACTCCAGCGCAGATGGAAGCCCGTGCCCAGCAGCGGTTGGAGGATGACGAACTCATCCGTCAGGCGCAGCGCGGCGAGCGCGATGCATTCGACCAGTTGGTGCGCCGGTATGATGGTGCGGTTCTAAGGCTTGCGCTGCACATGCTGGGCAATGAGCAGGATGCGCAGGACGTGCACCAGGAGGCGTTCCTGAAGGCCTACCGGCACCTGTCGAACTTCCGCTTTGAGTGCTCGTTTTACACGTGGCTCTATCGCATCGTCACTAACCTTTGCCTGGACGCGCTGCGCCGGCGTAAGAGCCGTCGCGAAGATCCGGCGGTGGTGATGGACGGCAGCGGTGATGCGATCGACCTGATGAGCAACATCAGCGACGACCGCGCCGGTGCCAACCCTGAACTGGAGCTGCGGCGCAATACGCTGCACCTTCGCATCCAGGAAGCGCTGAACCTGCTGACGCCGCGCGAGCGGATGGTGTTTGAGTTGAAGCACTACCAGGGCCTGAAGCTTCGCGCCATTGGCGAGATGCTGCAGACCACGGAAGAGACGGCAAAGAACACGCTGTTCCGCGCAACACGGAAGCTGCGCGCGAACCTGGCGGACGCTTAG
- a CDS encoding HEAT repeat domain-containing protein has product MNCEEVKVNLVLLAYDELREEEQADLELHLRGCAECREESLAMAAMTGVLAQETVPEVSPNMLAASRMRLDEALDEAAESTWSMRLRAALMGTWQHLYAAPALATLLVGVGFLGGNFVTRYQVDHAPKPTSPFSATIGEGVIGSINDIVATPEPGVVQVKYTRMVPTMFQGRLDEPQVRELLTLATQRPGDSEVHKTSVGILVDACKAGNICDHGEGQAPGYRDVLLQRLRYDQSASVRLRALEGLGRYIGEDPKVRDAVLESLMSDSNAEVRTHAIGMLEPVEGDSSVRQVLHTVSTRDENPYIRNASAQVLGTIDGIQ; this is encoded by the coding sequence ATGAACTGCGAAGAAGTCAAAGTAAATCTCGTTTTGTTGGCCTACGACGAGCTCCGAGAGGAAGAGCAAGCCGATCTGGAACTGCATCTGAGGGGATGCGCTGAGTGTCGGGAGGAGTCGCTGGCAATGGCCGCGATGACCGGAGTCCTGGCCCAGGAGACAGTCCCCGAAGTGTCGCCGAACATGCTGGCAGCCAGCCGCATGCGCCTGGACGAAGCCCTGGATGAAGCCGCCGAAAGCACCTGGAGCATGCGCCTTCGGGCTGCGCTGATGGGCACGTGGCAGCACCTGTACGCCGCGCCCGCATTGGCCACGCTGCTGGTGGGCGTAGGGTTCCTGGGCGGCAACTTCGTCACGCGTTACCAGGTGGACCATGCGCCGAAGCCCACGTCGCCTTTTTCGGCGACCATTGGCGAGGGTGTGATCGGAAGTATCAATGACATTGTGGCGACGCCCGAACCGGGCGTCGTCCAGGTGAAGTACACGCGGATGGTGCCAACGATGTTCCAGGGCCGCCTCGATGAACCGCAGGTGCGTGAACTGTTGACACTCGCAACACAGCGACCGGGCGATAGCGAAGTGCATAAGACGTCTGTCGGCATATTGGTCGATGCATGCAAGGCCGGCAACATCTGTGATCATGGCGAGGGGCAGGCGCCGGGTTACCGGGACGTCCTGTTGCAGCGGCTGCGCTACGATCAGAGCGCTTCCGTTCGTTTGCGCGCGCTGGAGGGCCTGGGCCGCTATATCGGTGAGGATCCAAAGGTTCGTGATGCCGTGCTGGAAAGCCTGATGAGCGACTCCAATGCCGAAGTGCGAACCCATGCCATTGGAATGCTGGAGCCCGTCGAGGGTGATTCCAGTGTGCGCCAGGTGCTCCACACGGTTTCCACGCGGGACGAAAACCCATACATTCGCAATGCCTCCGCGCAGGTACTGGGGACCATCGATGGGATTCAATAG